One segment of Pontibacter akesuensis DNA contains the following:
- the rpoB gene encoding DNA-directed RNA polymerase subunit beta, whose product MAKNKTTERINFASIKPVIDYPDFLDVQVQSFQDFFQLETPAANRAQEGLFKVFAENFPISDSRENFVLEFIDYHIDPPKYSVDESIDRGLTYSVPLKAKLRLICNDEDNEDFETIEQEVFLGNIPYMTEKGSFVINGAERVIVSQLHRSPGVFFAQSKHTNGTKLYSARIIPFKGSWVEFATDVNNVMYAYIDRKKKFPVTTLLRAIGYGTDKDILDLFGLSEEINADKKTLKGTIGRKLAARVLRTWTEDFVDEDTGEVVSIDRNEVILERDSEITAEDIDVIVDSGVKSIILHRENVNIADYAIIYNTLQKDNSNSEQEAVEQIYRQLRNTEAPDVETARDIIQKLFFSDKRYDLGEVGRYRINKKLGLDTNWDAKVLTNEDIVLIVKYLIGLINSKAVVDDIDHLSNRRVRTVGEQLYAQFGVGLARMARTIKERMNVRDNEDFKPVDLINARTLSSVINSFFGTNQLSQFMDQTNPLAEVTHKRRVSALGPGGLSRERAGFEVRDVHYTHYGRLCTIETPEGPNIGLISSLCVHARVNHMGFIETPYRKVIEGKVVVDGTVEYLTAEEEDTHHIAQANAVIDEGGNFVNPTVKGRFEGDFPVEAPETYTYMDVAPNQIVSVAASMIPFLEHDDANRALMGSNMQRQAVPLLKAEAPIVGTGLERRAAIDSRALVIAEGEGVIDYVDASKIVVKYDLTDDEKLVTFDAEYVTYKLVKFRRTNQDTCINLTPIVKKGERVEKGQPLCEGYATNNGELAIGRNMQVAFMPWQGYNFEDAIVISEKVVRDDVFTSIHIEEFELEVRETKRGEEELTSEIPNVSEEAVRNLDENGIIRIGAEITEGDILIGKITPKGETDPTPEEKLLRAIFGDKAGDVKDASMKAPPSLNGVVIDTKLFSRPKKDKNLRAKSKKEVEELKVKYSKDLIAIKSVMVDKLVGLLEGKTTQGIRHKFGDDILSKGVKFTRKNITEALFPEKNPYKDESNYAVPEEVNMFKDLILEDWTADEKTNNMLVELVKNYNKRRNIVSAHFKRERFTLEVGDELPAGIVQLAKVYVAKKRKLKVGDKMAGRHGNKGVVARIVREEDMPFLEDGTPMDIVLNPLGVPSRMNIGQIYETVLGWAGLKLGRKYATPIFDGATEEQVSAELAEAGLPHFGRSYLFDGLSGDRFDQPVTVGVIYMLKLGHLVDDKMHARSIGPYSLITQQPLGGKAQFGGQRFGEMEVWALEAFGASNVLQEILTVKSDDVIGRAKAYEAIVKGDVLPKPNIPESFNVLIHELRGLALEITLE is encoded by the coding sequence TTGGCTAAGAACAAAACGACAGAACGAATCAATTTTGCCTCTATAAAGCCGGTAATTGACTATCCTGACTTTTTGGATGTTCAGGTGCAGTCATTCCAAGACTTTTTTCAGCTGGAAACACCCGCTGCAAATAGAGCCCAGGAAGGTTTGTTTAAGGTGTTCGCCGAGAACTTTCCTATATCAGATTCAAGAGAAAACTTCGTACTGGAGTTCATTGATTACCATATAGACCCACCAAAATACTCTGTTGATGAGAGTATTGACAGAGGCCTTACATACTCTGTACCACTAAAAGCAAAACTTCGCCTGATCTGTAATGATGAGGATAACGAGGATTTTGAGACAATTGAGCAGGAAGTGTTCTTGGGAAATATCCCATACATGACTGAGAAAGGCTCTTTTGTGATCAATGGTGCTGAGCGTGTGATCGTATCTCAGTTACACCGTTCCCCAGGCGTGTTCTTTGCGCAAAGCAAGCACACGAACGGCACAAAACTATACTCTGCCAGAATTATTCCTTTCAAAGGATCATGGGTAGAATTTGCGACGGACGTGAACAACGTGATGTATGCGTACATCGACCGTAAAAAGAAATTCCCTGTAACCACGCTACTTCGTGCCATCGGTTATGGTACGGATAAAGATATCCTGGACCTGTTCGGCTTGTCGGAAGAAATCAATGCTGACAAGAAGACGCTGAAAGGCACCATCGGGCGCAAGTTGGCTGCACGTGTTCTAAGAACATGGACAGAAGACTTTGTGGATGAGGATACAGGTGAAGTAGTATCGATCGACAGAAACGAGGTAATCCTGGAGCGAGACTCTGAGATCACGGCAGAAGACATCGATGTGATTGTGGACTCTGGTGTGAAATCTATTATTCTGCACCGTGAGAACGTGAACATCGCTGATTATGCGATCATCTACAATACCCTACAGAAAGACAACTCTAACTCTGAGCAGGAAGCAGTAGAGCAGATTTACCGTCAGTTGCGAAACACGGAAGCACCAGACGTTGAAACTGCCCGCGATATTATTCAGAAGCTGTTCTTCTCAGATAAGCGCTACGACCTTGGGGAAGTGGGCCGCTATAGAATAAATAAGAAGCTTGGCCTGGATACAAACTGGGATGCGAAGGTATTGACGAATGAGGACATCGTTCTTATTGTGAAGTACCTAATTGGTTTGATCAACTCCAAAGCGGTGGTGGATGATATTGACCACTTAAGCAACAGACGTGTAAGAACAGTAGGCGAGCAGCTATATGCTCAGTTTGGTGTTGGCCTTGCACGTATGGCGCGTACCATCAAGGAGCGTATGAACGTGCGCGACAACGAAGACTTTAAGCCAGTTGATTTGATCAACGCGCGTACGCTGTCTTCGGTAATCAACTCGTTCTTCGGAACAAACCAGTTGTCTCAGTTCATGGACCAGACGAACCCGCTGGCTGAAGTGACGCACAAGCGTCGTGTATCAGCACTGGGGCCAGGTGGTCTGTCAAGAGAGCGTGCTGGTTTCGAGGTACGTGACGTTCACTACACACACTACGGTCGTCTTTGTACCATTGAAACGCCGGAAGGTCCGAACATCGGTCTAATCTCTTCCCTGTGCGTGCACGCCCGCGTGAACCACATGGGCTTTATCGAAACACCTTATCGTAAGGTGATTGAAGGTAAAGTGGTAGTAGACGGTACTGTAGAGTACCTGACTGCTGAGGAAGAAGATACGCACCACATCGCACAGGCAAATGCCGTGATTGATGAAGGCGGTAACTTCGTGAACCCAACGGTAAAAGGACGCTTCGAAGGCGACTTCCCAGTGGAGGCACCAGAGACCTATACTTACATGGACGTAGCCCCTAACCAGATTGTATCGGTTGCGGCCTCCATGATTCCTTTCCTGGAGCATGACGATGCCAACCGTGCCCTGATGGGTTCGAACATGCAACGTCAGGCAGTTCCACTTCTGAAGGCTGAAGCACCTATTGTAGGTACTGGACTGGAAAGAAGAGCTGCAATAGACTCTAGAGCGCTTGTGATTGCCGAAGGCGAAGGCGTCATCGATTATGTAGACGCTTCTAAAATTGTTGTGAAGTATGACCTCACAGACGATGAGAAGCTGGTAACATTCGATGCTGAGTACGTAACGTACAAACTGGTGAAGTTCAGAAGAACAAACCAGGATACCTGTATCAACCTGACGCCGATCGTGAAGAAAGGCGAGCGCGTGGAGAAAGGCCAGCCGCTTTGCGAAGGTTATGCAACAAACAATGGTGAACTAGCCATTGGACGTAACATGCAGGTGGCGTTCATGCCTTGGCAGGGATATAACTTCGAGGATGCCATCGTAATATCCGAAAAGGTAGTACGCGATGACGTGTTCACTTCTATTCACATTGAAGAGTTTGAGCTGGAAGTGCGTGAGACGAAGCGTGGAGAGGAAGAATTAACTTCTGAAATTCCGAACGTAAGCGAGGAGGCAGTAAGAAACCTGGATGAGAACGGTATCATCCGCATTGGAGCTGAAATTACCGAAGGAGATATCCTGATTGGTAAGATCACACCAAAAGGAGAGACGGATCCAACTCCGGAGGAGAAACTGCTAAGAGCCATCTTCGGTGATAAAGCTGGCGATGTGAAGGATGCTTCCATGAAGGCGCCTCCATCACTGAACGGTGTGGTTATCGATACAAAACTGTTCTCCCGTCCTAAAAAAGACAAAAACCTGCGGGCCAAGTCTAAGAAAGAGGTAGAAGAACTAAAGGTGAAATACTCTAAGGACCTGATCGCAATTAAGAGCGTGATGGTGGATAAACTGGTAGGACTGCTGGAAGGCAAGACAACACAGGGCATCCGTCACAAATTTGGGGATGATATCCTTTCTAAGGGCGTTAAGTTCACTAGAAAGAACATCACCGAAGCGTTGTTCCCTGAGAAGAACCCATATAAGGACGAGAGCAACTACGCAGTACCTGAAGAGGTGAACATGTTCAAAGACCTTATACTTGAGGATTGGACAGCGGACGAGAAAACGAACAACATGTTGGTAGAGCTTGTTAAGAACTACAACAAACGCCGTAATATCGTTTCTGCGCACTTCAAGCGCGAGCGCTTTACCCTGGAAGTAGGAGACGAGTTGCCAGCCGGTATTGTTCAGTTAGCTAAAGTATATGTTGCCAAAAAGCGCAAGCTGAAAGTTGGTGACAAGATGGCCGGACGTCACGGTAACAAGGGTGTAGTAGCCCGTATCGTGCGCGAGGAAGACATGCCGTTCCTGGAAGATGGAACACCGATGGATATCGTACTGAACCCACTTGGTGTACCTTCTCGAATGAACATCGGTCAGATCTACGAAACTGTACTTGGATGGGCTGGCTTGAAGTTGGGTAGAAAATATGCTACACCAATCTTCGACGGTGCCACAGAAGAGCAGGTTTCAGCTGAGCTGGCAGAGGCAGGGCTTCCACATTTCGGACGTTCCTATTTATTTGATGGATTGAGCGGTGACCGTTTCGATCAGCCGGTAACAGTAGGCGTGATTTACATGCTGAAGCTGGGCCACTTGGTTGATGATAAGATGCACGCTCGTTCTATCGGACCATACTCATTGATCACGCAGCAGCCATTGGGTGGTAAAGCCCAGTTCGGTGGTCAGCGATTCGGTGAGATGGAAGTGTGGGCGTTGGAGGCATTCGGTGCTTCGAACGTGCTGCAGGAAATACTTACAGTAAAATCAGACGACGTGATCGGCCGTGCGAAAGCTTACGAGGCGATTGTAAAAGGCGACGTGTTGCCGAAGCCTAATATCCCGGAATCATTCAACGTACTGATTCACGAGCTAAGAGGTCTGGCACTCGAGATCACGTTGGAGTAA
- the rpoC gene encoding DNA-directed RNA polymerase subunit beta', which translates to MAFAKNKKLTQDFSKVTISLASPESILERSNGEVVKPETINYRTYKPEMGGLFCERIFGPVKDWECHCGKYKRIRYKGIICDRCGVEVTEKKVRRERMGHIELVVPVAHIWYFKSLPNKIGYLLGLPTKKLDQIIYYERYVVIQPGILAEDGVNVLDFLTEDEYLDMIDKLPRENQMLDNNDPNKFIARMGAEALQMLLERINLDDLSYELRHAAAHETSQQRKAEALKRLRVVEAFRDATTRIENRPEWMIIRMVPVIPPELRPLVPLDGGRFATSDLNDLYRRVIIRNNRLKRLIEIKAPEVILRNEKRMLQEAVDSLFDNSRKVNAVRAEGNRALKSLSDMLKGKQGRFRQNLLGKRVDYSGRSVIVVGPELKLHECGLPKNMAAELFKPFIIRKLIERGIVKTVKSAKKIVDRKDPVVWDILENVLKGHPVLLNRAPTLHRLGIQAFQPKLIEGKAIQLHPLVCTAFNADFDGDQMAVHVPLGPAAVLEASMLMLASHNILNPANGAPIAVPSQDMVLGLYYVSKGKRSTENEKIEGEGMSFYSAEEVIIAINEKIISKHAYIKVRTKIRNEQGDLEFKSIETVAGRVIFNQFVPEEVGYIDELLTKKKLQQIISRVFKETGMARTAQFLDDIKTLGFQSAYKGGLSMGLGDINIPAEKEILVNQAKKDVEAVWQNYSMGLITDNERYNQVIDIWTRINNQITETLMRRLENEDQGFNSIFMMMHSGARGSREQIRQLGGMRGLMAKPQKSLQGSVGEIIENPILSNFKEGLDVIEYFISTHGARKGLADTALKTADAGYLTRRLVDVSQDVIVNEEDCGTLRGLEVSALKDNEDIVESLSERILGRVAVHDVYDPITNELITESGVEITEEVARAIENTAIDFVEIRSVLTCESKRGICAKCYGRNLATGFMVQKGEAVGVIAAQSIGEPGTQLTLRTFHVGGTASNIAVDATILAKFGGRIEFEDVRSLDTVNNEGDAVKVVMGRSGEVRVVEPTTGKLLISNHVPYGSFLHVNEGQIVEKGAQLCNWDPYNAVILSEFDGEIAYEAIIEGITYREESDEQTGYREKVIIDTKDKTQNPAILVNPKSGEPKGYNIPVGAHLTVENGEKIKAGQILVKIPRAIGKTRDITGGLPRVTELFEARNPSNPAVVSEIDGVVTYGNVKRGNREIYIESKDGVKKKYMVPLSKHILVQDNDFIRAGMPLSDGAITPNDILNIQGPGAVQEYLVNEIQEVYRLQGVKINDKHIEVVVRQMMQKVIVVDAGDTSFLENQSVDKITFMEENDRIIDMKVVEDAGDSADLKPGQIVTARRLRDENSSLKRRDLKLVTVRDAQPSVSRPTLQGITQASLGTQSFISAASFQETTKVLSEAAIKGKADELLGLKENVIVGHLIPAGTGLREYQNLIVGSQEEYDALVDSKKATTKRQQELQNR; encoded by the coding sequence ATGGCATTTGCGAAAAACAAAAAGCTAACTCAGGACTTCTCGAAAGTAACGATCAGCTTGGCTTCGCCAGAGTCAATTCTGGAGCGTTCCAACGGTGAGGTAGTTAAGCCTGAGACCATAAACTATAGAACCTATAAGCCTGAGATGGGTGGTCTGTTCTGCGAAAGAATATTCGGACCCGTAAAGGACTGGGAATGCCACTGCGGAAAGTATAAAAGAATCAGATACAAGGGCATCATCTGCGACCGTTGCGGTGTAGAGGTGACTGAGAAGAAAGTGCGTCGTGAGCGTATGGGCCATATTGAGCTTGTTGTTCCTGTGGCGCACATCTGGTACTTCAAATCCCTTCCGAACAAAATTGGATATCTGTTAGGCTTACCTACCAAGAAGCTTGACCAGATTATCTATTACGAGAGATATGTAGTGATTCAACCAGGTATTCTGGCAGAAGACGGTGTAAACGTACTGGACTTCCTGACAGAGGATGAGTACCTGGACATGATCGATAAGTTGCCGCGTGAGAACCAGATGTTGGACAACAATGATCCAAACAAGTTTATCGCGCGCATGGGTGCCGAGGCATTGCAAATGCTGTTGGAGCGCATCAACCTGGACGACCTTTCTTACGAGCTGCGCCATGCAGCCGCACACGAGACATCGCAGCAGCGTAAGGCTGAGGCGTTGAAGCGTCTGCGTGTAGTAGAGGCTTTCCGTGATGCAACCACACGCATCGAGAACAGACCAGAGTGGATGATCATCCGCATGGTGCCTGTTATCCCGCCGGAGCTTCGCCCGCTTGTGCCGTTGGACGGTGGCCGTTTCGCTACCTCTGACTTGAACGACCTGTACCGACGCGTGATTATTCGTAACAACCGTCTGAAGCGTCTGATCGAGATCAAAGCCCCGGAAGTAATCCTTCGTAACGAGAAGCGAATGCTGCAGGAAGCGGTGGACTCCCTGTTCGACAACTCACGTAAAGTGAACGCTGTTCGTGCAGAAGGAAACCGTGCGCTGAAGTCGCTCTCTGACATGCTGAAAGGCAAGCAGGGACGTTTCCGTCAGAACTTGCTTGGTAAGCGTGTGGATTATTCCGGACGTTCGGTAATTGTGGTTGGTCCAGAACTGAAGCTGCACGAGTGCGGTCTGCCGAAGAACATGGCAGCCGAGCTTTTCAAGCCGTTCATCATCCGCAAGCTGATCGAAAGAGGCATCGTGAAAACGGTAAAATCTGCCAAGAAGATTGTAGACCGTAAGGACCCTGTAGTATGGGATATTCTGGAGAATGTGCTGAAAGGCCACCCAGTGCTTCTAAACCGTGCTCCTACACTACACAGATTAGGTATTCAGGCATTCCAGCCAAAACTGATCGAAGGAAAGGCAATCCAGTTACACCCATTAGTGTGTACGGCATTCAACGCCGACTTTGACGGTGACCAGATGGCGGTGCACGTTCCACTAGGACCTGCTGCTGTACTGGAAGCCTCTATGCTGATGCTTGCGTCGCACAACATCCTGAACCCTGCTAACGGTGCGCCAATTGCGGTACCTTCACAGGACATGGTACTAGGTTTATACTATGTATCAAAAGGAAAGCGTAGCACAGAGAACGAGAAAATCGAAGGGGAAGGCATGAGCTTCTACTCTGCGGAGGAAGTGATTATTGCCATCAACGAGAAGATTATATCAAAGCATGCTTACATCAAGGTAAGAACGAAGATCAGAAACGAGCAAGGCGACCTAGAGTTCAAGTCAATTGAAACAGTTGCCGGCCGTGTGATCTTCAACCAGTTTGTACCGGAAGAAGTGGGCTATATCGATGAACTGCTGACGAAGAAGAAGCTGCAGCAGATCATTTCAAGAGTATTTAAGGAAACGGGTATGGCCCGTACGGCTCAGTTCCTGGACGATATCAAGACACTTGGATTTCAGTCTGCTTACAAAGGCGGTCTATCCATGGGTCTGGGTGATATCAACATCCCGGCTGAGAAGGAAATACTGGTAAATCAGGCGAAGAAAGATGTAGAAGCTGTATGGCAGAACTACTCAATGGGTCTGATCACCGACAACGAGCGTTACAACCAGGTAATTGATATCTGGACACGTATCAACAACCAGATCACGGAAACGTTGATGCGCCGCCTGGAGAACGAAGATCAGGGCTTTAACTCTATCTTCATGATGATGCACTCTGGAGCCCGTGGCTCAAGAGAGCAGATTCGCCAGTTGGGTGGTATGCGAGGTCTGATGGCGAAGCCACAGAAATCGCTTCAAGGCTCAGTAGGTGAAATCATCGAGAACCCAATCCTTTCTAACTTTAAGGAAGGTCTGGATGTAATCGAGTATTTCATCTCAACACACGGTGCACGTAAAGGTCTTGCCGATACAGCACTTAAGACGGCCGATGCCGGTTACCTGACACGTCGTCTGGTAGACGTATCACAGGACGTTATTGTGAACGAGGAAGACTGCGGTACGCTGAGAGGTCTGGAAGTGAGTGCACTGAAAGACAACGAGGATATCGTGGAGTCTCTGTCAGAGCGTATACTTGGTCGTGTAGCAGTACATGATGTATACGATCCGATTACAAACGAGCTTATCACCGAGTCAGGCGTGGAGATAACAGAGGAAGTTGCGCGTGCCATTGAGAACACGGCAATTGACTTTGTAGAGATACGCTCTGTATTGACGTGTGAGTCGAAGCGTGGTATCTGCGCAAAGTGCTACGGTCGTAACTTGGCAACAGGATTCATGGTGCAGAAAGGTGAGGCTGTAGGTGTAATTGCCGCGCAGTCCATTGGTGAGCCAGGAACGCAGCTGACACTCCGTACATTCCACGTGGGTGGTACGGCATCGAACATTGCGGTAGATGCAACCATACTTGCGAAATTCGGCGGTAGAATCGAGTTTGAAGATGTACGCTCACTGGATACAGTGAACAACGAAGGAGACGCCGTGAAGGTAGTGATGGGTCGTTCAGGCGAAGTAAGAGTCGTTGAGCCGACCACTGGTAAACTACTTATCAGCAACCACGTGCCATATGGTTCATTCCTGCACGTAAACGAAGGACAGATCGTGGAAAAAGGAGCTCAGCTATGTAACTGGGATCCATACAACGCGGTTATCCTTTCGGAATTCGATGGTGAAATCGCATATGAAGCCATCATTGAAGGTATAACTTACCGTGAGGAATCGGATGAGCAGACAGGGTATCGTGAGAAGGTGATTATCGATACAAAAGATAAGACCCAGAACCCGGCCATACTTGTAAATCCAAAGAGCGGCGAACCAAAAGGATACAACATCCCGGTAGGTGCCCACTTGACGGTTGAAAACGGGGAGAAGATCAAAGCTGGTCAGATTCTGGTGAAAATACCGCGTGCTATCGGTAAGACAAGAGACATTACAGGTGGTCTGCCACGTGTGACGGAACTGTTCGAGGCACGAAACCCATCTAACCCGGCCGTTGTGTCAGAGATAGATGGTGTGGTAACTTACGGAAACGTGAAGCGTGGTAACCGTGAAATTTACATCGAGTCGAAAGACGGCGTGAAGAAGAAGTACATGGTGCCGCTTTCCAAGCACATCCTGGTGCAGGATAACGACTTCATCCGAGCTGGTATGCCATTGTCGGACGGCGCGATTACGCCGAACGACATTCTGAATATTCAGGGACCGGGAGCCGTACAGGAATACCTGGTAAATGAGATACAGGAAGTATACCGCTTGCAGGGTGTGAAGATCAACGACAAGCACATTGAGGTGGTAGTGCGCCAGATGATGCAGAAAGTGATCGTAGTTGACGCAGGGGATACCAGCTTCCTGGAGAACCAGTCTGTGGACAAGATCACGTTCATGGAAGAAAACGACCGTATCATCGATATGAAGGTGGTGGAGGATGCAGGAGACTCTGCTGACCTGAAGCCAGGGCAGATCGTGACGGCTCGCCGTTTGCGTGACGAGAACTCGAGCCTAAAGCGCCGTGACTTGAAATTGGTAACTGTGCGTGATGCGCAGCCATCAGTATCGCGTCCGACACTGCAAGGTATCACACAAGCCTCGTTGGGTACACAGAGCTTTATCTCTGCCGCATCATTCCAGGAAACTACCAAAGTACTGAGTGAAGCAGCTATCAAAGGTAAGGCGGACGAACTGCTTGGTCTGAAAGAAAACGTGATCGTGGGTCACCTGATCCCGGCCGGTACAGGTCTGCGTGAATACCAGAACCTGATCGTGGGAAGCCAGGAAGAGTACGATGCGTTGGTAGACTCGAAGAAAGCTACTACGAAGAGACAGCAGGAACTGCAAAACAGATAA
- a CDS encoding DUF3467 domain-containing protein, producing the protein MAEDLQKQNQISIELTEEVAEGEYVNLAMIAHSSSEFVVDFIKLMPGLPKAKVKSRIVITPEHAKRLLAALADNIKKFEDSFGEIKQTQDAPSFPMNFGGTVGEA; encoded by the coding sequence ATGGCTGAGGATCTGCAGAAACAAAATCAGATTAGCATTGAGCTAACGGAGGAAGTAGCGGAAGGCGAGTATGTAAACCTTGCAATGATCGCCCACTCCAGCAGTGAATTTGTGGTCGATTTTATAAAGCTGATGCCCGGTCTGCCAAAAGCGAAAGTAAAATCAAGGATAGTTATCACGCCGGAGCACGCCAAAAGACTTTTGGCGGCTCTGGCCGATAACATCAAGAAATTTGAGGATAGCTTTGGAGAAATAAAGCAGACACAGGATGCTCCCTCTTTCCCGATGAACTTCGGCGGAACGGTGGGAGAAGCCTAA
- the rpsL gene encoding 30S ribosomal protein S12, producing MPTIQQLVRKGREKLTFKSKSPALDSCPQRRGVCTRVYTTTPKKPNSAMRKVARVRLTNGKEVNAYIPGEGHNLQEHSIVLIRGGRVKDLPGVRYHIVRGALDTAGVSGRLQSRSKYGAKRPKPGQPAAAAGKGKKK from the coding sequence ATGCCTACTATACAGCAATTAGTAAGAAAAGGTAGAGAAAAGTTGACTTTCAAGTCAAAGTCTCCTGCCTTAGACTCATGCCCACAGCGCCGTGGTGTATGTACCCGCGTATATACAACAACGCCAAAGAAGCCTAACTCTGCCATGCGTAAAGTAGCCAGAGTAAGACTTACTAACGGTAAAGAAGTAAACGCCTATATTCCAGGTGAAGGACACAACCTTCAGGAGCACTCTATTGTGCTGATCAGAGGTGGTAGAGTAAAAGACCTTCCAGGTGTTCGTTACCACATCGTACGTGGCGCACTGGATACTGCAGGTGTAAGCGGCCGTCTTCAGTCACGCTCTAAGTATGGCGCGAAGAGACCGAAGCCAGGACAGCCAGCGGCTGCTGCAGGAAAAGGTAAAAAGAAATAA
- the rpsG gene encoding 30S ribosomal protein S7, translating into MRKAKPKSRILLPDPKYKETLVTRFVNYLMEDGKKSVAYGIFYDAVELVEQRTKENGLETWKKALNNIMPSVEVKSRRVGGATFQVPTEVRPDRRVSLGIKWMISYSRKRGEKTMKDRLAGEIIAAAKGEGAAVKKKDDTHRMAEANKAFSHFRF; encoded by the coding sequence ATGAGAAAAGCAAAGCCGAAAAGTAGAATTCTCCTTCCAGATCCAAAGTACAAAGAAACATTAGTAACCCGTTTTGTTAACTACCTGATGGAAGATGGCAAAAAGAGTGTTGCTTATGGAATATTCTATGATGCTGTAGAATTAGTAGAGCAAAGAACAAAAGAGAACGGTCTGGAAACCTGGAAGAAGGCATTGAATAACATCATGCCAAGCGTCGAGGTAAAAAGCCGCAGGGTTGGAGGAGCTACTTTCCAAGTGCCGACTGAGGTTCGTCCGGACCGCAGAGTATCTCTTGGTATCAAATGGATGATATCATACTCTCGCAAAAGAGGTGAGAAAACGATGAAAGACAGATTAGCGGGCGAGATAATCGCTGCTGCTAAAGGAGAAGGTGCTGCCGTGAAAAAGAAAGATGATACGCACAGAATGGCAGAAGCAAACAAAGCGTTCTCACACTTTAGATTCTAA